The Enterobacter mori genomic interval CCGGCCTGAGACGCCTTACGGGTCAGGGTCATGATGCCGGCAAAGATCCCCTCGCGGCGCTGGCCGGTGATCACTTCATCGACGTCAGCAATGTAGGTGTAGGTATTCCACGGAACGTAGTTGATACCGCCGCGACCCAGCCCAGCCACCGCAGAGATCAGCAACAGCAGTGAGTAAACGTCGCTCAGACCCGCGTAGTAGAGCACGGCGTAAGAAATCGATGCCAGACCAAACAGCACCACCACCATGCGATAAGACGGCGCAGGCCCGAAGCGAATGCACAGCGGGATCATCCCGATTACCGCCAGGAACTGGAAGATGGCCATCGTGCCCAGCAGGTTAGACGCCATTGACGCTTCCTGCATCAGCACGAACACCACGTAGTAGGTGAACACCGCGTTAAAGACGTCCTGCGCGATGTAGCCGCCGAGGTACATGCCCAGATGCTGGCGGAAAATCTTGATGCGCAGCGTCGAGCTTAATTCCACAAACAGACGGTTCAGGCTCTGGCCCAGCGTCAGCTTCTTCTTCTCTTCTTCGGCACGGAGCGCCGCTTCAGACCACTCCTCACGCGGGCGCTCCCAGGTAAAGAACCAAACGAAGGTCAGCATCAGCGCGCAGAGCACAGAGAAAACCAGGCTTGCGTAGAAGAAGGAAACCGCATTGTCTTTCCCGAAGTGGGTCAGCAGGATCCCCGGCAGGAAGGAGGCCAGAATGGCGGACATCTGCGCCATAGAGATACGCGCCCCGGAGAACTTGGTTTTCTGTTTAAAGTCGTCGGTCATTTCCGGCACCAGCGTTTCGTACGGCACCAGAATCATGGTGTAGACAATATCAAACACCAGATAGGTCAGCAGGTAGTACCAGAAGCTCATGTCCCCCACCCACATCAGCGAGTAGCTGAACACGCACGGAATACCCAGCAGGATAAAGAACTTACGGCGACCAAAGCGCTTACCGAGCCATGTCGAACCAAAGTTATCCGTCAAAAAGCCCATCAGCGGGCTGACAACGGCATCCAGCACCCTTGCGGCGGCAAAGATGAACGTTGCTTCAATCGGTGTGAGTCCACAGAAGGTGGTATAAAAATACAAAAGCCAGGCCGCCGTCAGCGCGGTGGTACCCGCCCCGAGGAAATCGCCTGACCCGTAAGCAAGATAATTTGCGAGTCCAATTTTACGTGTTTTCATTGCCGTCCACCCTAATCAGTTTTGGGAGACTCCCTGTAAGCAAACCTCGTCCGGGAGTTTTTACACGGCTACAGTAAAAGTATCGACTTATTGAAACCTTTCTGTTTCTGCCATCGCACAGGGGTGAATGGCAAAAATGCAAAGAGTATCGTCACGCGTGTCACTGATTTATAAAACAGCGTTTCTATTTCATCAAAAGGTGAGGTCAATTTTGCGAGCCAGCCATCAGATTTGATTGAAGGCTGGCGAAAAGGCAGGCAATTAACGGTAGTTGACGATGACGGAATTGCTCTGAACTTTCAGCGCCGGGATCAGGCGACCGCCACCCGGCACCTCCCAGATAAAGCGTAAAGGCTCGACGGCGGGCACACCGTTGAACGCCTGGGTCGTACCGCTTTCACCGTCTATTTCGGTACAGCGCGTCTGGGAGCAGAGACGCACCCGCAGCCCGGCGGGCGTTGGGCCAATCAGCTTATAGTTCCAGACCACCAGCGTCATGAGGCCAGAAGCCGGTTCCGACGGCGACAGCGGACGCGAAGACATTGCCACCCCGCGATTGCTGAGGGTGACGCCCATGCTGCTGGCCTGCCACGTCCCCTCACCTGCGGCCTGGGTCGCCAGCGGGAAAATGAGTATCCATAGCCACTTGCGCATTATTTTCCTCCAATGGTCGCCGTCATACGAATATGGCG includes:
- the flhE gene encoding flagellar protein FlhE, which translates into the protein MMRKWLWILIFPLATQAAGEGTWQASSMGVTLSNRGVAMSSRPLSPSEPASGLMTLVVWNYKLIGPTPAGLRVRLCSQTRCTEIDGESGTTQAFNGVPAVEPLRFIWEVPGGGRLIPALKVQSNSVIVNYR
- a CDS encoding MFS transporter; this encodes MKTRKIGLANYLAYGSGDFLGAGTTALTAAWLLYFYTTFCGLTPIEATFIFAAARVLDAVVSPLMGFLTDNFGSTWLGKRFGRRKFFILLGIPCVFSYSLMWVGDMSFWYYLLTYLVFDIVYTMILVPYETLVPEMTDDFKQKTKFSGARISMAQMSAILASFLPGILLTHFGKDNAVSFFYASLVFSVLCALMLTFVWFFTWERPREEWSEAALRAEEEKKKLTLGQSLNRLFVELSSTLRIKIFRQHLGMYLGGYIAQDVFNAVFTYYVVFVLMQEASMASNLLGTMAIFQFLAVIGMIPLCIRFGPAPSYRMVVVLFGLASISYAVLYYAGLSDVYSLLLLISAVAGLGRGGINYVPWNTYTYIADVDEVITGQRREGIFAGIMTLTRKASQAGAVMLVGIVMQMSGFVSGQKVQPAEVSHTILMILSVGTILVLFCGFLVSLCFKLNLQTHSTLREETAKMRESGRAMPDAATPQARETVEMLAGMPYESLWGNNNIGYLNRNKPAAPSLKDRAVLNSTYNRG